In Gemmatimonadaceae bacterium, one DNA window encodes the following:
- a CDS encoding ATP-grasp domain-containing protein, producing MKLALLHTQDALGPPVDPVLEQLEHALQSGGHECRRLVVDDTVQPLVSSLNDDRPDMIFNIAESFGGKSALESNVAALLNLLGLRYTGSSPAGLILAGDKTLTKKVLSFHSILTARFATVFRGNVDWAGDISFPLIIKPPQEDASLGITQKSIVNDVKDLLHAISSLQTEYQSPVLAEEFIDGREFYVGVIGNSDVKALPIIELDFTGYPEGKPKIASWAAKWGDEGDGKGEEFAGTKSIFPSDIPEDLTARIKQVAIDAFHALRLRDYARVDLRVTAKEEIYVIEVNPNCYLEEQSEFASAAAKDGIAYPTLINRIVELAGARYSR from the coding sequence ATGAAACTGGCGCTGCTGCACACTCAGGATGCTCTTGGACCTCCAGTCGATCCTGTGCTCGAGCAACTCGAACATGCGCTCCAGTCGGGTGGGCATGAGTGCCGGCGTCTCGTCGTGGACGATACAGTTCAACCGCTGGTATCGTCACTCAATGACGACCGGCCGGACATGATCTTCAACATTGCGGAATCGTTTGGTGGCAAGAGTGCGCTCGAGTCAAATGTTGCTGCGCTCCTGAATCTGCTGGGCCTTCGGTACACCGGTTCGAGTCCGGCGGGTCTCATACTCGCCGGTGACAAGACCCTGACGAAGAAGGTGCTGTCGTTCCACAGCATACTCACTGCACGCTTCGCGACCGTTTTCCGTGGCAATGTCGACTGGGCGGGCGACATTTCGTTTCCGCTGATCATCAAGCCGCCGCAAGAGGACGCATCGCTCGGCATCACTCAAAAATCGATCGTCAACGATGTCAAGGATCTGCTGCACGCGATCAGCTCGCTGCAGACCGAGTACCAGTCACCGGTACTGGCCGAAGAATTCATCGATGGCCGGGAGTTTTACGTCGGTGTCATCGGCAACAGTGACGTCAAGGCGCTGCCGATAATCGAGCTCGACTTTACCGGTTATCCCGAGGGCAAGCCAAAGATCGCGAGCTGGGCGGCGAAGTGGGGTGATGAGGGCGACGGCAAGGGAGAAGAGTTTGCCGGAACCAAATCCATCTTTCCTTCAGATATTCCGGAAGACCTCACCGCGAGGATCAAGCAGGTTGCGATCGATGCGTTCCATGCGTTGCGCCTGCGGGACTACGCGCGGGTCGATCTGCGGGTTACGGCAAAAGAAGAGATTTACGTGATAGAGGTGAATCCGAACTGCTATCTCGAGGAGCAGAGCGAGTTCGCAAGTGCGGCGGCGAAGGACGGCATCGCGTATCCCACTCTGATCAATCGAATTGTGGAGCTGGCAGGCGCGCGGTACTCCAGGTGA
- the tdh gene encoding L-threonine 3-dehydrogenase: MKALVKESAGPGFVLLDVPEPRIREDEVLIRVRRAGVCGTDVHIFDWDNWASSRCKPPFVVGHEFAGDVVDVGRLVTDVREGDRVTAEGHIVDGRCLLCRTGNAHVCPFTKIIGVDRDGCFAEYIAMPATNVWHLDDNISYDVGGIHDPMGNAFHTALTADIPGATVLITGCGPIGLFAVGICRAAGASRIIASDVNPRRLELATEMGAHHAVRPPEAEAIVMGATDKLGVDVVLEMSGVPSAIHQAFALVRVGGRVQMLGIPVKPIEIDLPKEVIFKGITIYGVVGRRMYETWHQMTRFLRAGAFDPARVITHRFPMSEADAAIAAIKSGDAGKVIFEIA, from the coding sequence GTGAAAGCTCTGGTCAAGGAATCTGCGGGTCCGGGGTTCGTACTGCTGGACGTACCCGAGCCACGGATCCGCGAAGACGAAGTGTTGATACGTGTCCGCCGCGCCGGTGTGTGCGGCACCGATGTGCATATCTTCGACTGGGACAATTGGGCAAGCAGCCGATGCAAGCCGCCCTTCGTCGTCGGTCACGAGTTTGCCGGCGATGTCGTCGATGTCGGGCGACTCGTCACTGACGTGCGGGAAGGCGACCGCGTGACGGCCGAAGGACATATTGTCGATGGTCGGTGCCTCCTCTGTCGAACGGGCAATGCGCATGTATGCCCCTTCACGAAAATCATCGGCGTCGACCGGGATGGCTGCTTCGCCGAATACATCGCAATGCCGGCAACGAATGTGTGGCATCTCGATGACAACATCAGTTACGATGTCGGCGGCATTCATGATCCTATGGGTAACGCATTCCACACTGCGCTGACGGCGGACATTCCTGGAGCAACGGTACTCATCACCGGTTGCGGACCGATCGGTCTTTTCGCGGTCGGAATCTGTCGCGCCGCTGGCGCCTCCCGAATCATCGCGTCGGATGTCAATCCCCGGCGGCTCGAGCTCGCGACGGAAATGGGTGCTCATCACGCGGTTCGTCCTCCCGAAGCGGAAGCGATCGTGATGGGTGCAACAGACAAGCTCGGTGTGGATGTAGTGCTCGAGATGTCGGGCGTCCCATCCGCGATTCACCAGGCGTTCGCGCTTGTTCGTGTTGGCGGCCGTGTTCAGATGCTGGGGATTCCGGTGAAGCCCATCGAGATCGACCTTCCGAAGGAAGTGATTTTCAAGGGAATCACCATTTATGGCGTAGTGGGGCGGCGTATGTATGAGACGTGGCATCAGATGACTCGCTTCCTGCGAGCCGGTGCATTCGACCCCGCCCGGGTTATCACCCATCGATTCCCGATGTCGGAAGCGGACGCCGCGATCGCCGCAATCAAATCGGGCGATGCGGGCAAAGTAATCTTCGAAATCGCATAA
- a CDS encoding DNA-3-methyladenine glycosylase yields MARILQSGFYDRETEVVAQELLGALLVSESPAGRSSGMIVETEAYLGEHDEACHAVAGITHRTTPLYGRPGIAYVYFIYGMHWCFNAVTRAEGLPSAVLVRALEPVEGIALMRLRRPRASRDVDLTNGPGKLSAALGIDGSMNRYPLQRRPLVIREGERVDATSIETTPRIGITRSADWPLRYFIRGNPYVSRFPRARNTASAHGYR; encoded by the coding sequence ATGGCCAGAATTCTGCAAAGCGGTTTTTACGATCGCGAAACCGAGGTGGTCGCGCAGGAACTACTGGGTGCGCTGCTCGTCTCTGAATCGCCCGCGGGCAGGTCGAGTGGAATGATTGTCGAAACCGAAGCTTACCTGGGCGAACATGACGAAGCGTGTCATGCCGTTGCAGGCATCACGCATCGCACCACGCCACTTTACGGGCGGCCGGGTATTGCGTACGTGTATTTCATTTACGGAATGCACTGGTGTTTCAACGCGGTCACGCGAGCGGAGGGCTTGCCGAGCGCGGTGCTTGTTCGTGCGCTGGAACCTGTCGAGGGAATCGCGCTGATGCGGCTGAGGCGGCCGCGCGCATCGCGCGATGTCGATCTCACCAACGGTCCCGGGAAGCTGTCCGCCGCCCTCGGCATCGACGGTTCGATGAATCGTTATCCGCTGCAACGCCGACCGCTGGTGATACGTGAAGGCGAACGTGTTGACGCGACATCGATTGAAACGACGCCCAGAATCGGCATTACACGGTCAGCCGACTGGCCACTTCGCTACTTCATTCGTGGCAATCCGTATGTGTCCCGATTTCCGCGGGCGCGAAACACAGCGTCCGCGCATGGCTATCGCTAG
- a CDS encoding glycine C-acetyltransferase, translating into MALNRKFHEALAASIEQLKTDRVYKRLNYLDSPQSAHVQMEGRGDVLIFSSNNYLGLCDERSVVQAGIDALERYGAGTGSVRFICGTFTIHRELEAAIAGLVGTAASLSYVSAWNANEGLTASIVEQGDFVVSDALNHASIIDSLRLAKAITKCSTAVYAHSDMADLVAKLESARDAKRRIIWTDGVFSMEGSIARLPEILEIARAHDAIVVMDDSHATGVLGENGRGTAEHFGVVGEVDIITSTLGKALGGAAGGFVAGEAALCDMLTQRSRPQLFSNALPPTVAASALASIEFLGAHPERVATLRDNAAYFREQIIESGFKPLAGDTPIVPIIVGETATAIRMSDMLLDEGVFVTGFGFPVVPQGQARVRCQLSAAHSRDDIDQAVAAFRSVGGKLGIV; encoded by the coding sequence TTGGCACTGAACAGGAAATTTCACGAGGCGCTCGCCGCCAGTATCGAGCAACTGAAAACCGACCGCGTGTACAAGCGGCTCAACTATCTCGATTCTCCGCAATCGGCGCACGTACAGATGGAGGGGAGGGGCGATGTGCTCATATTCTCCTCCAACAATTATCTCGGGCTCTGCGACGAACGCTCGGTTGTACAGGCCGGTATCGACGCCCTCGAACGTTACGGAGCCGGCACCGGCAGCGTGCGGTTCATCTGTGGCACGTTTACCATCCACCGCGAGCTGGAGGCAGCGATCGCCGGCCTCGTCGGCACGGCAGCGTCGCTGTCATACGTCTCTGCCTGGAATGCCAACGAGGGACTGACGGCCAGCATTGTCGAGCAAGGTGACTTCGTGGTCTCCGATGCGCTCAATCACGCATCGATCATAGATTCTCTCCGGCTCGCAAAGGCAATCACGAAGTGCAGCACTGCGGTCTACGCGCACTCGGATATGGCGGACCTTGTTGCCAAGCTCGAATCGGCACGCGATGCAAAGCGCCGCATCATCTGGACAGACGGCGTGTTTTCCATGGAAGGCAGCATTGCCCGGCTCCCCGAAATTCTGGAGATCGCGCGGGCACACGACGCAATCGTGGTCATGGATGACTCACATGCCACCGGCGTTTTAGGCGAGAACGGAAGAGGCACGGCCGAACATTTCGGCGTTGTCGGCGAGGTCGACATCATTACATCCACACTCGGAAAAGCGCTGGGCGGTGCGGCAGGCGGATTCGTGGCGGGAGAGGCGGCACTTTGCGACATGCTCACGCAGCGGTCCCGGCCGCAGTTGTTCTCCAACGCGCTGCCACCCACGGTTGCGGCAAGCGCGCTCGCGTCGATCGAATTTCTGGGCGCCCACCCGGAGCGGGTTGCAACGCTCCGCGACAACGCCGCCTACTTTCGCGAACAGATAATCGAATCGGGCTTCAAGCCACTTGCCGGTGACACGCCAATCGTGCCCATCATCGTTGGTGAAACTGCGACTGCAATCCGGATGAGTGACATGTTGCTGGATGAGGGCGTCTTTGTTACGGGATTCGGCTTTCCAGTGGTGCCGCAGGGTCAGGCGCGTGTTCGGTGCCAGCTGAGTGCGGCTCATTCGCGGGACGATATCGACCAGGCGGTCGCTGCGTTTCGCAGCGTGGGAGGAAAACTGGGAATAGTCTGA